Sequence from the Nitrincola iocasae genome:
TGGCTTGATGCAACGCCAGGTTCCAATACTGCGTGGCTACACTAGCCGTTTGCCGCGATTGATCCGCTTTATGTGCTTTTTTTTCAAAGAATTGTTCATAGCCAATCTGAAAGTGGCGTTCGATATCATCACTCCCATCTGGTACATGAAGCCAGGCGTCATTGCCATGCCACTGGAAGCCAATACAGAAATGGAGATTAGTATGGTAGCTAACCTGATTTCACTGACACCGGGTACGCTCAGCCTTGATGTATCAGATGATCGCCGCGTACTGTTTATTCATGCCATGTTTCTGGACGATGAACAGGCAGTCCGTGATGGCCTCAAAGAGATGGAACGTCGGGTGCTTGAGATCCTGCGCTAACCAAGACTAATAGGAGGACGCGTGCAACTAGTCATTTACCTGACCTTTGCCTTTCTAAGTTTGGCGATGATACTGATTTTTATCCGTCTGACTCTAGGCCCGACACTGCCTGACCGCATTGTAGCACTGGAGATGTTCGCCTCTGTCATTGTCGCGATGATCGGTGCCTATGCCATTTACACTGATACCGCCAGTTTTATTGATGTTGCTATCGTCGCGGCACTGACGGCTTTTCTTGCCGCGATAGGTTTTGCGCGTTTTCTGGAACGAGGAGGCCCACGAGATGATTGAGTGGATTATAAAAATCCTGATGCTGTCCAGCTCGCTGTTTATTCTCCTGGCCGCTATTGGGGTGCTACGCCTGCCTGACTTGCTCACCCGCATGCATGCCAGCACCAAAGCTGGTGCACTAGGTATAAACTTGATGATGATCGCCGTCAGCTTTCATTTTTTTGATGCTGTGGTATTTGCCAAAAGTCTGGCGGTGATTATGTTTATCTTAATCACCGCCCCGGTCGCCGCCCATGCCATTGGCCGGGCTGGCTACTTTGTAGGTGTTCCCGTCTGGTCAAAAACCATCAAGGATGAACTGATCAACTGTTATGATCCTGATAGCCATCGCCTGATGAGTGGCCTGGAAACAGAAGAGGAACTGGAGATTTATCGCCAGAACCTTGACCTCAAACCGCGTATACGTGTTAACCGCCAGGAGCGCAACGACTGAACTCATAGAGTTTCGGTTTGATAAAACCCTTGCAGTATCCGCGCCAGATTCCGGGCATCATCACTACCGGCGGTCTCTCTGATGGAATGCATGGCAAACTGAGGAACGCCGACATCCACCGTTGGAATACCGGTTTCAGTGGCAACAATGGGTCCGATAGTACTGCCGCAGCCCTGATCACTCCGCACGACAAAACTCTGCACCGGCACACCCACCTGTTCTGCGAGATGCCTGAACAACGCACTGGTTTCGCTGTTACTGGCATAACGCTGGTTAGCATTAATTTTGATCACTGGTCCCTTGTTCAGTTGAGGGCCATGATTATCATCATGACGATCAGCAAAATTTGGGTGTACACCATGCGCGTTATCCGCAGAAATAAACAATGAATTAGCCAGCACCTCATAACGGTTAACCTCGGCGGGCAAAACACGTTCCAGCCACTGACTCAGCAGCGGTCCCTGCGCGCCACAAGCACTGGCACTACCTACCTCTTCATGATCATTACAGATCAATACCTGTCCAGGACCCGCCGCTGAAGCCAGCAAGGCCTGTAAACCAATAAAACAGCTCAACAGATTATCCAATCGGGCCGAACAGATGAATTCCTGATCTAACCCTACCAAGGCGGCTTTGTTGCAATCATAAAAGGCCAGTTCATAATCCAACACCGCATCCAGATTATCCACGCCCTGATCCGTCAGGTGCTGTTTTAACAGTGCACGAAAATCTGCTTTGCTCGTCAATTGCCCCAGTATCGGTGGTAAAAACGTTTGCGCATTGATACTACGTGCCGAATTGGCTTCCCGGTCAAGATGGATAGCAAGGCTGGGAATAATCGCCACTGGCTTATCGAAATTGATCAGATGACTGACGAGTTGGCCTTGGGTATCGCGTACAGTCACCCTTCCGGCTAACGACAGGTCGCGATCAAACCAGGGGTTTAATAACACCCCGCCGTAGACTTCCACACCTAACTGGAAATAACCTTGACGCAACATTTCCGGTTGGGGTTTAACCTTCAGACAGGGTGAATCGGTATGTGCGCCAGTAAACCGAAACCCTTTCGAAAAACCCTTATAGTCTGTCGGTTGACGCCAGGCAATAATTGATGAACCGTTACGTACTGTGTAATAGCCAGCACCGGGGGCTAATTGCCAGACAGTTCTTTCATCCAGGGCTTGAAACCCCGATAGATCGAGTAAGTCTGTCATTTGTTGCACGGCATGAAAAGGCGTTGGTGACGCATCCAGAAATCCCAGCAGGGCCTGGTTGAATACTGCCTTGTTAAAATTATTGCTCACAGACCTCTCCATCATTAAAAACTACATTTAACTCAATTTTACATTAGTCCAGCCGATGACTACACTGGCACATCCGGTAGTATAGAACCAAAAGACAAGGAAACTCCGTAACAAAAGTGCTGTCTTAATCCGCAGATGGACTAATCAGGAATGACTCAGACAATGACCAGATTTACAATTAAACCCCTGTTGACCGGCCTAGTATTGGCGTTGTTGCTTGTTGTCGGCCCGGTACAAGCACGCTACGCGGCAGAACCAGAGCATGAAGAAGCACTTTTAGATGTCATTTCAGCACTGCAGCAGAATCACTACAGCGGCAAGAAACTGGATGAGAAACTCTCCTCAGATATTTTTGAGCGCTACTTAACCGATCTTGATCCTTCCCGGATTTATTTTTATCAGTCAGATATTCAAGAGTTTGAACCTGTCCGGAAAGAAATCGGTCTTGAAATACTGACGGGCAACAGCGAAACAGGTTTTGCCATCTATAACCGTTTTCATCAGCGCCAGATGGAACGTCTCGAATATATGCTTGAGGTCTTACAGGATGAATCGCATAGTTTCGACTTCAATACCCATGACAGCATAGAGACAGACCGTACTGAAGCCGACTGGGTAAAGACAACAGATGAGATGAATGAGCTTTGGTACAAACGTCTGATAAATGCGATGATCAGCCTGAAACTGGCCGATCAGACGGTTGCCGAGGCACGTGAAACGCTGATTCAACGCTATGAAAATCAGCAAAATCGTCAGGCACAAACCAATAATGAAGATGTCTTTGAACGCTATGCCAACGCCATAGCACATGAATTTGATCCTCACAGTCAGTATCTGTCACCCCGCAACCAGGAAAATTTTCAGATTAATATGAGTCTGTCGCTGGAAGGTATCGGCGCCGTACTGCAGGGAGAAGATGAACATACCAAGGTGGTACGCTTAGTACCCGGTGGCCCGGCTGATCGTGCAGGACAACTCAGTCCTTCAGACATCATAGTCGGTGTAGGTCAGGATGCCGAAGGTCCGATACAGGATGTGGTTGGCTGGCGCCTGGATGAAGTCGTCAATCTTATCAGGGGGCCGCGCGAAAGTACGGTCAGACTCCAGATTATACCGGCCGATTCGATTGATCGGAATGCTCGTCGCACCATCACCATTGTCAGGGATAAAGTCAGACTGGAAGAGCAGGCAGCACAAAAACGTCTTCTGGAATTACAACGTAATGGCCAACCCTATCGAGTTGGCGTTATTGAAATTCCTGCCTTTTATATTGACTTCACTGCAATGCAGGCTGGCGATCCAGAGTACAAAAGCACTACGCGTGATGTAGAAAAGCTACTTGAAGAACTGAAAAGTGAAAACATTGATTCATTGATCGTGGATCTTCGTAATAATGGTGGTGGCTCGCTACGTGAAGCTAATGAACTGACAGGCCTGTTTATCAGCCGCGGGCCGACAGTACAAATCCGCGATGCCAGTGGCCGTGTGGATATTCTGGGTGACTTTGATCCCAAAGTAGCCTGGGATGGCCCGATGGCGGTGATTGTTAATCGTTTAAGCGCCTCTGCATCCGAGATTTTTGCTGGCGCCATTCAGGACTACAATCGTGGCCTGGTAGTCGGCAGTCGCACCTTTGGTAAAGGCACAGTACAAACTTTACTGCCACTAGAACATGGTCAGATGAAGCTGACGCACGCCAAATTTTACCGTATTTCCGGCGAAAGCACTCAAAATGAAGGTGTAGAACCCCATATTCTTTTCCCCACACTGTTTGATGAAAAGGAAATCGGTGAAAGTGCTCTCGAAGGCGCCCTGCCCTGGGACACAGTAAACCCAGTGCGTCATGGACGTTTCCCAAGCCTATCTCCATTTTTAGATGAACTGATCAGCCGTCATCAAGCCCGCATCACCCATGACCCGGATTTTGCCTTTATGAATAAACAGGTGGAACGCAGTCGTGAACAGCGCGAGCAAACGCAGCTACCACTGAATATCAATGAGGTACGCGCTCTGCGGGATGAAGTGGAACAATGGCAAATTGATACTGAAAATCAACGTCGTATGGCCAAAGATGAACCGCCCATACGTGAGTTAAGTGAACTGGACGAGTTGC
This genomic interval carries:
- a CDS encoding Na+/H+ antiporter subunit E — its product is MMAFMWNLLLALIWVVLTGDLSGFNLFAGLVVGYLVLGLMQRQVPILRGYTSRLPRLIRFMCFFFKELFIANLKVAFDIITPIWYMKPGVIAMPLEANTEMEISMVANLISLTPGTLSLDVSDDRRVLFIHAMFLDDEQAVRDGLKEMERRVLEILR
- a CDS encoding monovalent cation/H+ antiporter complex subunit F, translated to MQLVIYLTFAFLSLAMILIFIRLTLGPTLPDRIVALEMFASVIVAMIGAYAIYTDTASFIDVAIVAALTAFLAAIGFARFLERGGPRDD
- the mnhG gene encoding monovalent cation/H(+) antiporter subunit G — its product is MIEWIIKILMLSSSLFILLAAIGVLRLPDLLTRMHASTKAGALGINLMMIAVSFHFFDAVVFAKSLAVIMFILITAPVAAHAIGRAGYFVGVPVWSKTIKDELINCYDPDSHRLMSGLETEEELEIYRQNLDLKPRIRVNRQERND
- a CDS encoding M18 family aminopeptidase, coding for MERSVSNNFNKAVFNQALLGFLDASPTPFHAVQQMTDLLDLSGFQALDERTVWQLAPGAGYYTVRNGSSIIAWRQPTDYKGFSKGFRFTGAHTDSPCLKVKPQPEMLRQGYFQLGVEVYGGVLLNPWFDRDLSLAGRVTVRDTQGQLVSHLINFDKPVAIIPSLAIHLDREANSARSINAQTFLPPILGQLTSKADFRALLKQHLTDQGVDNLDAVLDYELAFYDCNKAALVGLDQEFICSARLDNLLSCFIGLQALLASAAGPGQVLICNDHEEVGSASACGAQGPLLSQWLERVLPAEVNRYEVLANSLFISADNAHGVHPNFADRHDDNHGPQLNKGPVIKINANQRYASNSETSALFRHLAEQVGVPVQSFVVRSDQGCGSTIGPIVATETGIPTVDVGVPQFAMHSIRETAGSDDARNLARILQGFYQTETL
- a CDS encoding carboxy terminal-processing peptidase, which gives rise to MTRFTIKPLLTGLVLALLLVVGPVQARYAAEPEHEEALLDVISALQQNHYSGKKLDEKLSSDIFERYLTDLDPSRIYFYQSDIQEFEPVRKEIGLEILTGNSETGFAIYNRFHQRQMERLEYMLEVLQDESHSFDFNTHDSIETDRTEADWVKTTDEMNELWYKRLINAMISLKLADQTVAEARETLIQRYENQQNRQAQTNNEDVFERYANAIAHEFDPHSQYLSPRNQENFQINMSLSLEGIGAVLQGEDEHTKVVRLVPGGPADRAGQLSPSDIIVGVGQDAEGPIQDVVGWRLDEVVNLIRGPRESTVRLQIIPADSIDRNARRTITIVRDKVRLEEQAAQKRLLELQRNGQPYRVGVIEIPAFYIDFTAMQAGDPEYKSTTRDVEKLLEELKSENIDSLIVDLRNNGGGSLREANELTGLFISRGPTVQIRDASGRVDILGDFDPKVAWDGPMAVIVNRLSASASEIFAGAIQDYNRGLVVGSRTFGKGTVQTLLPLEHGQMKLTHAKFYRISGESTQNEGVEPHILFPTLFDEKEIGESALEGALPWDTVNPVRHGRFPSLSPFLDELISRHQARITHDPDFAFMNKQVERSREQREQTQLPLNINEVRALRDEVEQWQIDTENQRRMAKDEPPIRELSELDELLPTDAQGRTINPEAESILMETAEIMVDFIDLHLSQTAQATGRIVNGN